DNA sequence from the Streptomyces sp. HUAS 15-9 genome:
TGGGAGGCCGCACGCAGCTGGCCCATGACGGCAGCCGCCTCCAGGCCCCGGCCCATCACATCGCCGACGACGACGCCGGTACGCACTCGGTCCAGGGGAATGATGTCGAACCAGTCGCCGCCGACTCCGGGGTCCTGGACGGACGCCCGGTACCGGTGGGCGCTGGGCAAGTAGGGCAGACGGGACGGCTCGCCCATGAGACTGTGCTGCAGGGTGTAGGCGATGCGTCGATGCTCCTCGTAGCGCTCGGCGCGTTCGGCCTCGGCCTGTCTGCGTTCGGTGATGTCCCTTACGGTCAGGAACACGAGCGTCTCCTCTTCGGCCTGGAGGCTGCTGAGGCTCACCTCGACGGGGAACTCACCGCCGGCACCGTCCAGCCCGAACAGACCCTGGTCCAGGACGATCGGCTTCGGGTCCGCCTGCCGCAGGTAGGCATGGAGGAGGGCTTTGTGCCGTCGGCGCCGCGGGCCGGGGACCAGGTCCACGATGTCGGTGCCCAGGAGGTCGGTGGCCGTACGACCGAACAATGACTGCACCTGCGCATTGGCCATGACGACGGTGCCTCGGCCATCCGTGATCAGCGTGGCGTCGGGCGCCGATTCCAGCAGCGCGAGGAAGCGCCGGTTGGCCCGCCGGACCTCGCGCTGGGCCGCGACTCGTTCGGTGATGTCGGTGACCACGCCGCATACCGCATAGGGCCTGCCGGACGGGGTCTTGAGCGGGAACAGACTCGTGAGGAAGTCCCGTGGACCGCCCGGCAGGACGAACTGCTCCTCCCGTTGCACAGGGACGCCCCGTACCAGCATGGCGAGGTCTGCGGCCCGCGCCTGACGCGCGAGCCCGTGCGGCATGACATCCCGGTCCCGGCGGCCCAGTACCCGCTCGCGGGACAGGCCCAGGCTCTCCTCGAACGTCGTGTTGACCGCCAGGTAGCGCCCGTCCAGGTCCTTGATGAACACCACCGCGGGTGTGTGGTCCATGAACGCCTGCAGCAGTTCGTTCTGTCGCACCTGCCATTCCGCACGGGCGTGCGCCACCTCGATACGGCGGCCCACGACCAACGCCGAGAAGATGACCGCGGCGAACACGGCCACGTGCCCGCACACCAGCAGGGCGGTACCCAGACGCGTCCCGAACAGTGCCGCGTCCTCACCGGCCAGAACGAGCCAGCCCAGCAGCGGCGGTACGACCAGGACGGTGGCGAACAGCCGGCGTCCCAGCGCCCCCGTCGTACCCGCGTTCATCAGCAGTCCGGCAGGACCCCGGTCCGGCTGGGCGAGGAAGGCGGCGATGCCCAGCAGTACCAGCGCCAGGCCGGTGTACAGGGCCATGCCCTTGTAGGCGCCGAACCGTTCCAGTGCGGGTACGGCGTACGCGAACCCGTACAGCCGCAGCATTCCCAGTGTGAGAACGGCCAGGCCCGGAACCTGACAGGTCCAGGCGGGAAGCCGGGACGTGCTCGCGCACAGAGCCGCCACTCCCCCCAGCATCAGCGCCGGAGCCGTATTGGGCGCCATCCGTCCGGGCACCTCTGTCGCCACCCGCATCGTGTCGTCCCTGAAGAGCAGCTCATCGATGCCCAGACCCACACCGGTCACGTACTCCGCAGCGGTGAGCCCACCGATCAAGGCGGCCAGGGCCGCTGCCGCACGGGCCACGTTGATCATCCACGGGGTGACGCATCCGCGAGTCACCAAGGACAGGGAAACGCCGAGTGCCAGCACGGCCACGGCGGTGTTCGCGTTCATGGTCGTGTCGGCCCCCGGCACGCGCCTCAGGACGTCGATGCCGAGGATCCAGCCGGACAGACCCGACGCGCCCAGCACAGCGGCCACGACGGCTGCGCCCTGA
Encoded proteins:
- a CDS encoding SpoIIE family protein phosphatase, with translation MTEEQQTPELPGALGTEQAADLPYQQSALDAARAVAQGAAVVAAVLGASGLSGWILGIDVLRRVPGADTTMNANTAVAVLALGVSLSLVTRGCVTPWMINVARAAAALAALIGGLTAAEYVTGVGLGIDELLFRDDTMRVATEVPGRMAPNTAPALMLGGVAALCASTSRLPAWTCQVPGLAVLTLGMLRLYGFAYAVPALERFGAYKGMALYTGLALVLLGIAAFLAQPDRGPAGLLMNAGTTGALGRRLFATVLVVPPLLGWLVLAGEDAALFGTRLGTALLVCGHVAVFAAVIFSALVVGRRIEVAHARAEWQVRQNELLQAFMDHTPAVVFIKDLDGRYLAVNTTFEESLGLSRERVLGRRDRDVMPHGLARQARAADLAMLVRGVPVQREEQFVLPGGPRDFLTSLFPLKTPSGRPYAVCGVVTDITERVAAQREVRRANRRFLALLESAPDATLITDGRGTVVMANAQVQSLFGRTATDLLGTDIVDLVPGPRRRRHKALLHAYLRQADPKPIVLDQGLFGLDGAGGEFPVEVSLSSLQAEEETLVFLTVRDITERRQAEAERAERYEEHRRIAYTLQHSLMGEPSRLPYLPSAHRYRASVQDPGVGGDWFDIIPLDRVRTGVVVGDVMGRGLEAAAVMGQLRAASHALARTGISPSRLMTGLDAFVGDLADQLVTCVYLVIDQSAHEVTLCSAGHPPVIVLPPDGPARLLHAPVGVPLGVNDSCGGDVPFRQTTQPLQPGTTLALYTDGLVERPGTDIEAQIDILAHTLNDALKGAPTDPDSLDQAAERLMRTLVPDTTTHDDDVTLLLIGLPEPDREDSRSMRVRPGAGSTDSRYR